The Acinetobacter sp. GSS19 genome includes a region encoding these proteins:
- a CDS encoding proline--tRNA ligase translates to MRASRFLFATLRETPNDAEVISHQLMLRAGMIRKLASGLYTWLPMGVRVLNKVEAIVREEMNRSGALEVFMPVTQPSGLWEESGRYEQYGPELLRFKDRHDNSFVLGPTHEEVITDLARNELKSYKQLPMNFYQIQTKFRDEIRPRFGVMRSREFIMKDAYSFHANQASLQETYDVMYDTYCRIFSRLGLNFRPVQADTGSIGGSASHEFHVLASSGEDDIAFSTESDYAANVEMAEAVLVGERAAPTQALTIVDTPDQKTIADVCAFLNVETKQSAKALLVQGVADDKGHVPVIALFLRGDHELNEIKAEKHPLIAAPLTFATEEQLSALGLTAGFVGPQGLVEKGITVIVDRAASVLSDFVAGANEAGKHATGVNWERDAQFTEVYDLRNVVEGDPSPDGKGTLQIKRGIEVGHIFQLGQKYSEALGCKVLGEDGKPFVVTMGCYGIGVTRVVASAIEQNFDEKGIIWPAAIAPFEIAIVPMNAHKSPRTLEAAEALYAELTAAGYDVLLDDRNERPGVKFSDLELTGIPHRIVIGEKGLDAGTFEYKGRRDEESVNISKEALLAKIAQ, encoded by the coding sequence ATGCGCGCGAGTCGCTTTTTATTTGCAACGTTAAGAGAAACCCCAAACGATGCCGAAGTTATTTCGCATCAGCTCATGCTACGGGCTGGGATGATTCGTAAACTGGCTTCCGGTTTATATACCTGGTTACCGATGGGTGTACGTGTGCTCAATAAAGTTGAAGCGATTGTGCGTGAAGAAATGAACCGCTCTGGCGCGCTTGAAGTCTTTATGCCAGTGACGCAACCTTCGGGTCTTTGGGAAGAATCTGGACGTTATGAACAATACGGTCCAGAATTACTCCGTTTCAAGGATCGCCATGATAATTCTTTTGTACTGGGCCCTACCCACGAAGAAGTGATTACTGACCTGGCGCGCAACGAACTGAAAAGTTACAAGCAGTTGCCAATGAATTTCTACCAGATTCAAACCAAATTCCGTGATGAAATCCGCCCACGCTTTGGTGTGATGCGTTCACGTGAATTCATTATGAAAGATGCCTATTCTTTTCATGCCAACCAGGCCTCACTGCAAGAAACCTATGATGTCATGTATGACACCTATTGCCGTATCTTTAGCCGTCTAGGCTTGAACTTCCGTCCAGTACAAGCGGATACGGGTTCGATCGGTGGCTCTGCATCGCATGAATTTCACGTCTTAGCTTCTAGCGGTGAAGACGATATCGCCTTCTCAACAGAATCAGACTACGCAGCGAATGTGGAAATGGCAGAAGCCGTCTTGGTCGGTGAACGTGCAGCACCAACACAGGCCTTGACCATTGTTGACACGCCAGATCAGAAAACCATTGCCGATGTTTGTGCTTTCCTGAATGTGGAAACCAAACAATCCGCAAAAGCCTTACTCGTACAAGGTGTCGCCGATGACAAAGGCCATGTACCTGTCATCGCACTATTCCTGCGTGGCGATCATGAACTCAATGAAATTAAAGCAGAAAAACACCCACTGATTGCTGCTCCATTAACCTTTGCCACTGAAGAGCAATTATCTGCATTAGGATTAACGGCTGGTTTTGTTGGCCCGCAAGGCTTAGTGGAAAAAGGCATTACCGTGATTGTCGATCGTGCAGCTTCAGTTTTATCTGACTTTGTCGCGGGTGCCAATGAAGCTGGCAAACATGCCACTGGCGTGAACTGGGAACGTGATGCCCAATTCACTGAAGTCTATGACCTGCGTAATGTGGTTGAAGGTGATCCATCTCCAGATGGCAAAGGCACTTTACAGATCAAGCGCGGGATCGAAGTTGGCCACATTTTCCAATTGGGACAAAAATACTCTGAAGCTCTTGGCTGTAAAGTCCTAGGTGAAGATGGCAAACCATTCGTCGTTACCATGGGCTGTTATGGCATCGGGGTGACACGTGTGGTCGCTTCCGCGATTGAACAGAATTTTGACGAGAAAGGCATTATCTGGCCAGCCGCGATTGCACCATTTGAAATCGCCATCGTGCCAATGAATGCACACAAGTCACCACGCACGCTAGAAGCCGCTGAAGCATTGTATGCGGAACTGACTGCTGCCGGTTATGATGTATTGCTCGACGACCGTAATGAGCGTCCAGGGGTGAAATTCTCCGATCTTGAATTAACGGGGATCCCACACCGTATCGTGATTGGTGAAAAAGGATTGGATGCGGGTACATTTGAGTACAAAGGCCGTCGTGATGAAGAATCAGTAAATATCAGTAAAGAAGCGTTATTGGCAAAAATCGCGCAATAA
- the dcd gene encoding dCTP deaminase, whose protein sequence is MSIKSDRWIREMSEKHGMIEPFAPNQVRFNEQGEKLISYGVSSYGYDVRCAPEFKVFTNVHSAIVDPKNFDEKSFIDIHSDVCIIPPNSFALARTVEYFRIPRNVLTVCLGKSTYARCGIIVNVTPLEPEWEGHVTLEFSNTTNLPARIYAGEGVAQMLFFESDEVCETSYKDRGGKYQGQMGVTLPKA, encoded by the coding sequence ATGTCGATTAAATCGGATCGCTGGATTCGCGAGATGAGCGAAAAGCACGGAATGATTGAGCCCTTCGCGCCAAATCAAGTGCGTTTCAATGAACAAGGTGAGAAACTAATTTCTTATGGTGTGTCCAGTTATGGCTATGACGTCCGCTGTGCACCAGAATTCAAAGTTTTTACCAATGTGCATTCTGCAATTGTTGATCCGAAAAATTTCGATGAAAAGAGTTTTATCGACATTCATTCCGATGTCTGCATTATTCCACCGAACTCCTTTGCTTTGGCACGTACAGTGGAGTATTTCCGTATTCCGCGTAATGTATTGACGGTGTGCTTGGGTAAATCGACCTATGCACGTTGCGGTATCATTGTGAATGTCACACCACTTGAACCGGAGTGGGAAGGACACGTGACTTTGGAATTCTCGAATACCACCAATTTGCCAGCGCGTATTTATGCCGGTGAAGGGGTTGCACAGATGTTGTTCTTTGAAAGCGACGAAGTGTGTGAAACGTCTTATAAAGACCGTGGTGGTAAATATCAGGGACAAATGGGTGTAACTTTGCCTAAAGCTTAA